In Musa acuminata AAA Group cultivar baxijiao chromosome BXJ2-10, Cavendish_Baxijiao_AAA, whole genome shotgun sequence, a genomic segment contains:
- the LOC135624267 gene encoding probable protein phosphatase 2C 2 isoform X2, with protein MVAEAEVIHQSLDVQCRVAMEIDEIVDISAAAAAVAELGPEAAAVTVDVTVSELVFDGHGGPDAAAYTKKHATRFLFKDANFPRASEADNNFVESVENSVREAFLLADLALAEDSTVSSSSGTTALTAMVFGRILLVANAGDCRAVLCRKGEAVDMSQDHRPINAAERQRVEQSGGFVDDGYLNGILSVTRALGDWDLKMPRGSPSPLIAEPEFRQAMLTEDDEFLIIGCDGIWDVMSSQHAVGVVRRGLRRHDDPEWCARELVMEALRLNTVDNLTVIVVCFSDEYGGSSASPCHEPGQQQQQPRTRCCKSLSVEALCNLRSLLDNGGSN; from the exons ATGGTGGCAGAAGCGGAGGTTATCCACCAGAGCCTCGACGTGCAGTGCCGCGTCGCTATGGAGATTGACGAGATCGTCGATATCtccgcagcggcagcggcggtagCAGAGCTGGGACCCGAGGCTGCCGCGGTCACGGTTGATGTTACCGTTTCTGAGCTG GTGTTTGATGGCCATGGAGGTCCAGATGCTGCTGCTTACACTAAGAAGCATGCAACTAGGTTTTTGTTCAAAGATGCTAATTTTCCTCGGGCATCAGAAGCTGATAacaattttgtagaatctgtagagaACTCTGTTCGGGAAGCATTCCTTCTTGCTGATCTTGCTTTGGCTGAGGACTCCACTGTTAGCAGTTCTTCAGGGACTACAGCTCTCACAGCTATGGTGTTTGGAAG GATTCTCCTGGTAGCCAATGCAGGTGACTGTCGAGCAGTCTTATGCAGGAAAGGTGAAGCAGTTGATATGTCGCAAGATCATAGGCCCATCAATGCAGCTGAGCGGCAAAGAGTTGAACAGTCGGGGGGTTTTGTTGATGATGGGTACCTCAATGGCATCCTGTCCGTCACACGAGCTTTGGGAGACTGGGACTTGAAAATGCCGCGAGGTTCTCCCTCACCACTCATTGCAGAGCCAGAATTCAGGCAGGCAATGCTGACTGAGGACGATGAGTTTCTAATAATCGGTTGTGATGGAATATGGGATGTCATGTCAAGCCAACATGCGGTTGGTGTAGTGCGCAGGGGCCTCAGGCGGCATGACGACCCTGAGTGGTGTGCGAGGGAGCTCGTCATGGAGGCACTAAGGCTCAACACAGTTGATAATCTCACAGTGATCGTGGTCTGCTTTTCGGATGAATATGGTGGGTCCTCTGCTTCACCATGCCATGAGCcggggcagcagcagcagcagcccagGACGAGGTGTTGCAAAAGCTTGTCGGTGGAGGCCCTCTGTAATCTGAGGAGCTTGCTGGATAATGGTGGTAGCAATTGA
- the LOC135624267 gene encoding probable protein phosphatase 2C 47 isoform X1, which yields MVAEAEVIHQSLDVQCRVAMEIDEIVDISAAAAAVAELGPEAAAVTVDVTVSELEFRKSDAILDISVKPLLFVPSIRSGSFADIGHRRYMEDEHIRIDNLSSHLGSLLRCPMPSAFYGVFDGHGGPDAAAYTKKHATRFLFKDANFPRASEADNNFVESVENSVREAFLLADLALAEDSTVSSSSGTTALTAMVFGRILLVANAGDCRAVLCRKGEAVDMSQDHRPINAAERQRVEQSGGFVDDGYLNGILSVTRALGDWDLKMPRGSPSPLIAEPEFRQAMLTEDDEFLIIGCDGIWDVMSSQHAVGVVRRGLRRHDDPEWCARELVMEALRLNTVDNLTVIVVCFSDEYGGSSASPCHEPGQQQQQPRTRCCKSLSVEALCNLRSLLDNGGSN from the exons ATGGTGGCAGAAGCGGAGGTTATCCACCAGAGCCTCGACGTGCAGTGCCGCGTCGCTATGGAGATTGACGAGATCGTCGATATCtccgcagcggcagcggcggtagCAGAGCTGGGACCCGAGGCTGCCGCGGTCACGGTTGATGTTACCGTTTCTGAGCTG GAATTTAGAAAGTCAGATGCCATTTTGGATATTTCTGTAAAGCCACTTCTGTTTGTTCCCAGCATCCGGTCTGGTAGTTTTGCTGACATTGGGCACCGGAGATACATGGAAGATGAGCATATTCGTATTGACAATCTCTCATCACATCTAGGCTCTCTGCTTAGGTGCCCTATGCCTAGCGCCTTCTATGGG GTGTTTGATGGCCATGGAGGTCCAGATGCTGCTGCTTACACTAAGAAGCATGCAACTAGGTTTTTGTTCAAAGATGCTAATTTTCCTCGGGCATCAGAAGCTGATAacaattttgtagaatctgtagagaACTCTGTTCGGGAAGCATTCCTTCTTGCTGATCTTGCTTTGGCTGAGGACTCCACTGTTAGCAGTTCTTCAGGGACTACAGCTCTCACAGCTATGGTGTTTGGAAG GATTCTCCTGGTAGCCAATGCAGGTGACTGTCGAGCAGTCTTATGCAGGAAAGGTGAAGCAGTTGATATGTCGCAAGATCATAGGCCCATCAATGCAGCTGAGCGGCAAAGAGTTGAACAGTCGGGGGGTTTTGTTGATGATGGGTACCTCAATGGCATCCTGTCCGTCACACGAGCTTTGGGAGACTGGGACTTGAAAATGCCGCGAGGTTCTCCCTCACCACTCATTGCAGAGCCAGAATTCAGGCAGGCAATGCTGACTGAGGACGATGAGTTTCTAATAATCGGTTGTGATGGAATATGGGATGTCATGTCAAGCCAACATGCGGTTGGTGTAGTGCGCAGGGGCCTCAGGCGGCATGACGACCCTGAGTGGTGTGCGAGGGAGCTCGTCATGGAGGCACTAAGGCTCAACACAGTTGATAATCTCACAGTGATCGTGGTCTGCTTTTCGGATGAATATGGTGGGTCCTCTGCTTCACCATGCCATGAGCcggggcagcagcagcagcagcccagGACGAGGTGTTGCAAAAGCTTGTCGGTGGAGGCCCTCTGTAATCTGAGGAGCTTGCTGGATAATGGTGGTAGCAATTGA
- the LOC135624267 gene encoding probable protein phosphatase 2C 47 isoform X3 translates to MLPFLSCIRSGSFADIGHRRYMEDEHIRIDNLSSHLGSLLRCPMPSAFYGVFDGHGGPDAAAYTKKHATRFLFKDANFPRASEADNNFVESVENSVREAFLLADLALAEDSTVSSSSGTTALTAMVFGRILLVANAGDCRAVLCRKGEAVDMSQDHRPINAAERQRVEQSGGFVDDGYLNGILSVTRALGDWDLKMPRGSPSPLIAEPEFRQAMLTEDDEFLIIGCDGIWDVMSSQHAVGVVRRGLRRHDDPEWCARELVMEALRLNTVDNLTVIVVCFSDEYGGSSASPCHEPGQQQQQPRTRCCKSLSVEALCNLRSLLDNGGSN, encoded by the exons ATGTTACCGTTTCTGAGCTG CATCCGGTCTGGTAGTTTTGCTGACATTGGGCACCGGAGATACATGGAAGATGAGCATATTCGTATTGACAATCTCTCATCACATCTAGGCTCTCTGCTTAGGTGCCCTATGCCTAGCGCCTTCTATGGG GTGTTTGATGGCCATGGAGGTCCAGATGCTGCTGCTTACACTAAGAAGCATGCAACTAGGTTTTTGTTCAAAGATGCTAATTTTCCTCGGGCATCAGAAGCTGATAacaattttgtagaatctgtagagaACTCTGTTCGGGAAGCATTCCTTCTTGCTGATCTTGCTTTGGCTGAGGACTCCACTGTTAGCAGTTCTTCAGGGACTACAGCTCTCACAGCTATGGTGTTTGGAAG GATTCTCCTGGTAGCCAATGCAGGTGACTGTCGAGCAGTCTTATGCAGGAAAGGTGAAGCAGTTGATATGTCGCAAGATCATAGGCCCATCAATGCAGCTGAGCGGCAAAGAGTTGAACAGTCGGGGGGTTTTGTTGATGATGGGTACCTCAATGGCATCCTGTCCGTCACACGAGCTTTGGGAGACTGGGACTTGAAAATGCCGCGAGGTTCTCCCTCACCACTCATTGCAGAGCCAGAATTCAGGCAGGCAATGCTGACTGAGGACGATGAGTTTCTAATAATCGGTTGTGATGGAATATGGGATGTCATGTCAAGCCAACATGCGGTTGGTGTAGTGCGCAGGGGCCTCAGGCGGCATGACGACCCTGAGTGGTGTGCGAGGGAGCTCGTCATGGAGGCACTAAGGCTCAACACAGTTGATAATCTCACAGTGATCGTGGTCTGCTTTTCGGATGAATATGGTGGGTCCTCTGCTTCACCATGCCATGAGCcggggcagcagcagcagcagcccagGACGAGGTGTTGCAAAAGCTTGTCGGTGGAGGCCCTCTGTAATCTGAGGAGCTTGCTGGATAATGGTGGTAGCAATTGA